Proteins encoded in a region of the Loxodonta africana isolate mLoxAfr1 chromosome 22, mLoxAfr1.hap2, whole genome shotgun sequence genome:
- the CRIPTO gene encoding protein Cripto — MAFSKAFELGLVAGERRFVLLITKCSCGLKYRLHVLIFVFKGLGHQELARSPQGDADIRSQEEPVVRHQPFQFVPFMGIQDSKELNKTCCLNGGTCMLGSFCACPPYFYGRNCEHDVRKENCGSVPHDTWLPRKCSMCKCWHGWLRCFPQTFLPGCDGRVMDEHLEASRTPELLPSVCTTLMLASLCLSTLLY, encoded by the exons ATGGCCTTTTCCAAAGCGTTTGAACTGGGATTAGTGGCTGGTGAGAGACGTTTTGTTCTTTTGATCACTAAATGTTCATGTGGCCTGAAATATAGGCTCCATGTGCTGATTTTTGTCTTTAAAGGGTTGGGCCACCAGGAACTTGCAAGATCCCCACAGGGAGATGCTGACATTCGGTCCCAGGAAGAGCCTGTGGTTCGTCATCAGCCTTTCCAGTTTGTGCCATTCATGGGCATCCAGGACA GTAAAGAGCTAAACAAGACCTGCTGTCTGAATGGGGGAACTTGCATGCTGGGGTCCTTTTGCGCCTGCCCTCCCTACTTCTACGGACGGAACTGTGAGCACGATGTTCGCAAAGA GAACTGTGGGTCTGTGCCCCATGACACCTGGCTGCCCAGGAAGTGTTCCATGTGTAAATGCTGGCACGGCTGGCTTCGCTGCTTTCCTCAGACCTTTCTGCCTGGCTGTG ATGGCCGCGTGATGGATGAGCACCTAGAAGCTTCCAGGACTCCAGAATTACTACCATCTGTATGCACCACTCTTATGCTAGCCAGCCTCTGCCTTTCCACACTGTTGTATTAA